A stretch of the Nicotiana tabacum cultivar K326 chromosome 6, ASM71507v2, whole genome shotgun sequence genome encodes the following:
- the LOC107764211 gene encoding uncharacterized protein LOC107764211 yields MEFEHRGWMYNRTHPNRARLREEFIEGVAGFIAKAKSLNDFLIERTIRCPCIKCKCVKLLRPDAVELHLYKNGFIENYYVWTVHGENHDFHNSFGGEGSPRIENNFENSRCNEMMRDAFEMFPGAHSEPNDEAKRFYEQLEKASHPLYEGSMHSKLSVAVRLLTIKSDSSISQAGMDSIIGLMNELNPNKIDLPKDFYTPKKLVSKLGLSSERIDCCEKGCMLFYKDDAALENCKFCNQPRYKEVTNANKKKVPVKAMHYLPLIPRLKRLYASMSSAPHMRWHYEHRRPTGVLCHPSDGEAWKHFDRVFPNFASKPRNIRKSLKGDQCLMLRFLRRHIRKRRKTVQEKDGLRHVHRNNMMDIIEAWMNGVRRSLLLMMVPQSNRHPML; encoded by the exons ATGGAATTTGAACATCGTGGATGGATGTATAATAGGACTCATCCTAATCGTGCGAGATTGAGGGAGGAATTTATAGAAGGAGTTGCGGGGTTTATTGCTAAGGCGAAATCGCTAAATGATTTTCTTATTGAAAGGACAATTAGGTGCCCTTGTATTAAATGCAAGTGTGTCAAGTTATTGAGACCAGATGCAGTTGAGCTTCATCTTTACAAGAATGGATTTATAGAAAATTATTATGTGTGGACTGTTCATGGAGAGAATCATGATTTTCATAATTCTTTTGGTGGTGAGGGTAGTCCCAGAATAGAGAATAATTTTGAAAATTCTCGATGCAATGAAATGATGAGAGATGCGTTTGAGATGTTCCCAGGGGCTCACTCCGAACCAAATGATGAGGCTAAGCGCTTTTATGAACAACTAGAGAAAGCTAGTCATCCATTGTATGAAGGCTCAATGCATTCCAagttgtctgttgcagttagactACTAACTATCAAATCCGATAGTTCTATTTCTCAAGCGGGCATGGATTCTATCATTGGGCTTATGAATGAACTAAATCCGAATAAAATTGATTTACCTAAAGATTTCTATACTCCAAAGAAATTGGTGTCCAAGTTAGGACTTTCATCAGAAAGGATTGACTGTTGTGAGAAAGGATGCATGTTATTTTACAAGGATGATGCAGCGTTagaaaattgtaagttttgtaacCAACCTCGTTATAAGGAGGTTACAAATGCTAATAAGAAGAAGGTTCCCGTAAAGGCTATGCATTACTTACCCCTTATACCAAGATTAAAGAGGTTGTATGCATCAATGAGCtccgctcctcatatgagatggcactatgAACATAGAAGGCCAACCGGTGTTCTATGTCACCCGTCAGATGGAGAAGCATGGAAGCATTTTGATAGGGTGTTCCCGAACTTTGCAAGTAAACCAAGAAATATTAG GAAAAGTTTAAAGGGGGACCAGTGTCTGATGCTGAGGTTTTTGCGGAGAcacataagaaaaagaagaaagacggTTCAAGAGAAGGATGGGTTGAGACACGTGCATCGAAACAATAT GATGGATATCATAGAAGCTTGGATGAATGGTGTCAGACGCAGCCTACTTCTGATGATGGTACCCCAATCCAACCGTCACCCGATGTTATGA